ttttagaaaataaataatagtatatataCATTTAATATAGTAGTACATTATTTTGCTATTATACATACATTgccaataaacaaaaaaaattatcatacttAACATGATATGTAGTATGCAATCAAgtaatagtataaaaatttcaaaCGGTCACTGTAAGTAtattatttactatattttattaattataaaaaaattgacggattttttttatagattttaatatatatacacttatatttttattaatattagtataaatcatgatgatttgtgattaggtgataaaataattttatattattatccaatcataaatcatcatttaaattaatttaaaataattattttaagaattaacaAACTCATCATGTATGATAGATTACGATTAGATGGATCagttatgttattatttaattacaaattattatttaaattattttaatataattatttacaaaattaataaatttatgcaTGATAGATTATAATTGAATAACCGTGTTATACTACTCTCTaatcacaaattaatatttaaattactttaacataattatgttaaaaattaaagaaactcCTTAATTCAAGACTAATTATGAATGATATTTACCCCAAAGTGGTTTGTTACAATGTTACATTGACCGGTGCAACACATAGCTGCCAGACCCCGTTTCATTTAGAACCAATcaaaaagacaattttttaaatgaatgaatgaataaataaatgaataaaataaaatatatccgTAAATGAtgcatttataaataattaattactttataattattattaatactttttaataaaaagtgcacagagGCAGGGGTCTCTATTATAATAAGAGGGAACTTTTTATATAGTTGCATTGCAGGATCCACAAACACATAGCACCCAATCACAGCTCACCAGCTTCATCCACTGCTTTTTTGTTTCTCTCCCTTTGGTGGTGCCTTCTCCTTTGAGGAGAAGAGAGAGAGTAGCAAAGTTTGTTTTAAGTTTCATTCTTGCTTTTTCAGCTTCCATAAAATTTCCCTCTCTTTCCATTTGGGGGGCTCCTATTCCTATTTTgtgcttagttttttttttctctctctttttttttgctgcTCAGCATCAAGCAAAAggggaatttttattttttttaaaagaaagttttgttttgtgttgttttctaaacaagcttttttttccttcttctactACTATTACTTCCCTCTCTTCCCTCATAAATTCAGAGTCTTTCTGCTCTTTCCTAATTGGGTTTGTACATTCATTGTCTTTGGTTGCAGCCCTTTTGCTTCTCCTTAGCTTCTAATCACTTTCCCAATTGGGTTAAGTTCAAATTGAAGCTGGAGAAAGACTTGTCAGTTTTTTCTCTCTGAaagttgtcaattttttttgtgttttttttttttgctgtgtCTCAGTTCCAGTTTAGCATCTGGGAGGGAAGTTCATTGGGTTTAGATCTCATCTCACAAGTGGTTTCTAGGGTTTTTCCTTTTGAACCAATTAGTTAATAATCTTAAACCTCAATTTGGAGCATTCtctgtgatttttatttttatttaaaccaAAGTGGGTCTTTTGTAGATTCCTGAGGAGCATGCCTCCTTTCCTACACAAAATAAAGGCTATTCTGATTCCTTTAAATAAAATGCTTGTTGATTTATCCTTCATAGTGTTGTGGTAAAACCTCCACCTCTGCTTCTCACTTACtatctccctctctctcttcccCTGAATCAACCCTGCTTCCCATAAAAGTTTGTGCAATCtttcaagtaaaataaaatccacaaacacacacaccaaaccaaaccaatccTCAATTGGCTGAAAACCTTGTTCTACATGCTCTCATAGTTCGTGTGTTGAATTGTGTTGTGAATTTGGTGTGATGAAGTGGGAAATGGAGATCCTCCCTCCTGCATCACCTTACACGTACAATTCCAATTGGCTTCTTGATGACAACAGGACCAACAACAACACCAAATGGACCCCTGCAGAGAACAAGCTGTTTGAGAATGCTCTTGCGGTTTACGATAAGGACACGCCGGAACGATGGCACAAGGTAGCCGAGATGATACCGGGAAAAACAGTCATGGATGTGGTGAAGCAGTACAAGGAATTGGAAGCAGATGTTTGTGACATAGAAGCAGGGTTGATCTCAATTCCAGGATACAgaagcaccaccaccacctcaccCTTCACCTTGGATTGGGTTAATCCTGCCTATGGTGATGGCTTCAAAGGACTCACTGCTAAGAGATCCTCCTCTGGCAGACCTCCTGAGCAGGAAAGGAAGAAAGGTGTGCCATGGACTGAAGAAGAACACAAGTATGTGTAACCtttttgcttattttttattattacttttgctttttgaattttgaattccaTATGTGGGTTTGTGTGTGAAATACTAAGTGAAGATTTTAGTACTATGTTACTTTTTGGTTCTTGAAAATGTAAATTggtttaaaaaaggaaaattggtGTACATGAGGGCAGTAAGGGATTAATGGATGTAGTTATGTTTATGaattattatgaatttatgatgtaCTTTATATATAAGCTAGGAAAAGGAGCAATAATGCTATGCTGTTATTAATTGTTGGATATTTGTTATTTGTGTTAAGGTCTTTTTAGCTTTCATGAGGTAAGCTATGTGGGGGTGGTTGGTtaagtcaaataaataaattcatgtgCTATTCTACATCAGATTTTGGGTTttaacttttgaatttgattgtgATTTGTGAAAATTCTCCACAGGTTGTTTCTTCTGGGGCTGAAGAAGTATGGCAAAGGTGATTGGAGGAACATATCGCGCAATT
The nucleotide sequence above comes from Glycine soja cultivar W05 chromosome 11, ASM419377v2, whole genome shotgun sequence. Encoded proteins:
- the LOC114377568 gene encoding transcription factor DIVARICATA-like, whose protein sequence is MKWEMEILPPASPYTYNSNWLLDDNRTNNNTKWTPAENKLFENALAVYDKDTPERWHKVAEMIPGKTVMDVVKQYKELEADVCDIEAGLISIPGYRSTTTTSPFTLDWVNPAYGDGFKGLTAKRSSSGRPPEQERKKGVPWTEEEHKLFLLGLKKYGKGDWRNISRNYVITRTPTQVASHAQKYFIRQLSGGKDKRRASIHDITTVNLTETTRTSSDESKRSTSPQHSTILSHQQQQQQQPNSSVTSSGLNLQWSNQPNAGVAMPLNPAHEQVFMSPYGLNSYGFKMHGQNLHRSSVHESSYLGPQTPNMVFQMLPSQHYSHA